A part of Olleya sp. Bg11-27 genomic DNA contains:
- a CDS encoding Hsp70 family protein, with the protein MKTINIAIDLGTTNSLIAHYNNGTVKIYNNPLGLKQTLPSCVAFRGSRTIIGDKALDYLEKDAENVCMLFKRKMGTQETYFIPSIDREVSPIELSSLILKELKNFVSDSDQLNAAVITIPASFDTIQSNATKKAGYLAGFKEVVLLQEPIAACLAFANQSNLDIESSKNWIVYDFGGGTFDVALVEVNDRELKVIDNEGDNFLGGADFDNLIVEKIIVPQIEAKANITNLWKDIKAKSSQYKGLYFELLKKAEEAKKELSIYPETEIEIDIDFEDTNLFDQIVITRGQFEAVISSKVEQTITFIKKVISQNQLINSQIERLILIGGSTYVPLIKERIKEETGILVDSSIDPTSAVVDGAAYFAGSKPTSVEETSVVQKEDVSPIDTQIFYEQNTRDLEELITCKVDGNNLKYRITRTDGGYDSGIKTIENNGFSEFVPLLKGQLNRFKIQVLDTDLNPLKSINTVAINQGSYNVLGQPLPIDICMEIDDIEASATRLEQIFRKGSILPLKKKIYKTASKSILKGSDANLIINIVEGQSKGLPSSGLSIGYIEFTGKDLEEDLIKGTDIEIELEITESRDLKINVYLQACDQEFKNVFSESERTISIGKINMEINAVLSDVEHLIKEQVAYENFEYSSKLEQLRIGLIEIQIETTLIDEDDVSDKKYQLDDIKRKLIQEFDSLTRNKVIALEIEEYNNSKESVEWEVNKEENQSYRPKYLKIITNEKEVINSGDKYLIRAKIKELDMFYNSIIQSSDENFIGYYLAIKYSSEFKDTRKAKKLIKDGDEALERNDYKSIKHIVYALSALLPDSEKTKQKTFKDDSKTGLR; encoded by the coding sequence ATGAAGACCATTAATATTGCAATAGATTTAGGAACGACCAATAGCTTAATTGCCCATTATAATAATGGTACTGTCAAAATATATAATAATCCATTGGGATTAAAACAAACCTTACCATCCTGTGTTGCTTTTAGAGGTAGCAGAACGATTATTGGAGACAAGGCCTTGGATTATTTAGAAAAGGATGCAGAAAACGTGTGTATGCTATTTAAACGTAAAATGGGGACTCAAGAGACCTATTTTATACCATCAATTGATAGAGAAGTGTCACCAATAGAATTATCGTCTTTAATTTTAAAAGAATTGAAGAATTTTGTCTCCGATAGTGATCAATTAAATGCCGCAGTTATTACAATACCTGCGTCTTTTGATACGATTCAATCTAACGCAACAAAAAAAGCGGGGTATTTAGCCGGTTTTAAAGAGGTTGTTTTATTACAAGAACCTATCGCGGCGTGCCTAGCATTTGCAAATCAATCAAATTTGGATATCGAATCTTCTAAAAATTGGATTGTATACGATTTTGGGGGAGGGACGTTTGATGTTGCTTTAGTAGAAGTTAATGATAGAGAGTTAAAGGTTATAGATAACGAAGGAGATAATTTTTTAGGGGGTGCAGATTTTGATAATCTTATTGTTGAAAAAATTATAGTACCTCAAATTGAAGCGAAAGCTAATATTACTAACCTTTGGAAAGATATTAAAGCGAAGTCAAGCCAATATAAAGGACTGTATTTTGAACTGCTTAAAAAAGCAGAAGAAGCTAAAAAAGAATTATCAATATATCCTGAAACAGAAATTGAAATCGATATAGATTTTGAGGATACCAACTTATTTGATCAAATAGTGATTACTAGAGGACAGTTTGAAGCTGTGATTTCATCTAAAGTAGAACAAACCATTACGTTTATAAAAAAAGTGATTTCTCAAAATCAATTAATTAATTCTCAAATAGAACGTTTAATTTTAATTGGAGGTAGTACTTATGTGCCCTTAATTAAAGAGAGAATAAAAGAGGAGACAGGAATTTTAGTAGATTCTAGTATCGACCCAACGTCAGCTGTCGTAGATGGTGCTGCTTACTTTGCAGGATCTAAACCGACATCAGTAGAAGAAACAAGTGTCGTACAAAAAGAAGACGTAAGTCCTATTGATACTCAGATTTTTTATGAGCAGAATACAAGAGATTTAGAAGAGTTAATTACTTGTAAGGTAGACGGTAATAATTTAAAATATAGAATCACAAGAACGGATGGTGGTTATGATTCTGGAATCAAAACGATTGAAAATAATGGGTTTTCTGAGTTTGTTCCGTTATTAAAAGGGCAATTAAATAGATTTAAAATTCAGGTTTTAGACACGGATTTAAATCCTTTAAAGTCAATAAATACAGTCGCAATTAATCAAGGAAGTTATAATGTTTTAGGACAACCATTGCCTATTGATATTTGTATGGAAATTGACGATATTGAGGCTTCTGCAACACGTTTAGAACAAATTTTTAGAAAAGGAAGTATTTTACCTTTAAAGAAGAAAATTTATAAAACGGCATCTAAATCGATACTTAAAGGATCTGATGCCAATTTGATTATTAATATTGTGGAAGGTCAATCTAAAGGGTTGCCTAGTTCTGGTTTAAGTATTGGGTATATTGAGTTTACGGGTAAAGACCTGGAAGAGGACTTAATTAAAGGTACAGATATAGAGATTGAATTGGAGATTACAGAATCTAGAGATTTGAAAATTAATGTGTATTTACAAGCTTGTGATCAAGAATTTAAAAATGTGTTTAGTGAGTCAGAACGTACAATAAGTATTGGTAAAATTAATATGGAAATTAATGCTGTACTGTCTGATGTTGAACATTTAATTAAAGAGCAAGTCGCTTACGAAAATTTTGAGTATTCTAGTAAATTAGAACAATTACGAATTGGTTTGATTGAAATCCAGATTGAAACAACCTTAATTGATGAGGACGATGTGTCCGATAAAAAATATCAATTAGATGACATTAAACGAAAGCTTATACAGGAGTTTGATTCCTTAACAAGAAATAAGGTGATTGCTTTAGAGATTGAGGAATATAACAACTCTAAAGAAAGTGTCGAATGGGAGGTCAATAAGGAAGAAAACCAATCGTATAGACCTAAATATCTTAAAATAATTACCAACGAAAAAGAAGTTATTAATTCGGGTGATAAATATTTGATTAGAGCTAAAATAAAGGAATTGGATATGTTTTATAATTCGATAATACAGTCCAGTGACGAGAATTTTATTGGTTATTATTTAGCTATAAAATATAGTTCAGAATTTAAGGATACAAGGAAAGCAAAAAAACTTATCAAGGACGGAGATGAAGCCTTAGAACGCAACGATTATAAGTCTATTAAACATATTGTCTATGCATTGTCAGCTTTATTACCAGATAGTGAAAAAACCAAGCAGAAAACGTTTAAAGATGATAGTAAAACAGGTTTAAGATAA
- a CDS encoding bifunctional folylpolyglutamate synthase/dihydrofolate synthase, whose product MTYLDTVNWMFSQLPMYQKQGQTAFKKDLTNTITLAKHLKNPQYKFKSVHVAGTNGKGSSSHMLASILQEAGYKVGLYTSPHLKDFRERIKINGKEVSKAFVIGFIKRNKTFLESHKLSFFEMTVGMAFDYFSKQKVDIAIIEVGLGGRLDSTNIITPEVSLITNIGLDHIQFLGNTLALIASEKAGIIKPLIPVVISETQVETKPVFNAVAEKNNSKIVFADHIKHDTFLTDLKGSYQSKNIQGVLESIKILQDKGFKISNQDIKNGLLHSIINTGLKGRWQILKTTPKVICDTAHNTEGLTVTIQQLLKEPYQKLHIVFGVVNDKDLVSILPLLPKQATYYFCKPDVPRGLDARLLKEVFLANGFLGDAYASVNEAYLYALKLASDDDVIYIGGSTFVVAEVV is encoded by the coding sequence ATGACTTATTTAGACACGGTCAATTGGATGTTTTCTCAACTTCCAATGTATCAAAAACAAGGTCAAACTGCATTTAAAAAAGATTTAACTAATACTATAACATTAGCTAAGCATCTTAAAAACCCACAATACAAATTTAAGTCTGTACATGTTGCTGGAACTAATGGAAAAGGGTCTAGTAGTCATATGCTAGCCTCTATACTTCAAGAGGCGGGATATAAAGTAGGCTTATACACGTCGCCACATTTAAAAGATTTTAGAGAACGTATTAAAATTAACGGCAAAGAAGTTAGTAAGGCATTTGTTATTGGTTTTATAAAACGTAATAAAACTTTTTTAGAGTCGCATAAATTGTCCTTTTTTGAAATGACAGTTGGTATGGCTTTTGATTATTTTTCAAAACAGAAAGTTGATATTGCTATTATAGAGGTGGGACTAGGCGGTCGATTAGATTCTACTAATATTATTACGCCTGAGGTGTCTTTAATAACTAATATTGGTTTGGATCATATTCAATTTTTAGGGAATACTCTAGCATTAATAGCTTCAGAAAAAGCGGGTATTATAAAACCTTTAATTCCTGTTGTAATTAGTGAGACACAAGTAGAGACTAAACCTGTTTTTAACGCTGTAGCGGAAAAAAATAACAGTAAAATTGTATTTGCAGATCACATTAAACACGATACATTTTTAACAGATTTAAAAGGAAGTTATCAGTCTAAAAATATACAAGGCGTTTTAGAGAGTATCAAAATACTTCAGGATAAAGGATTCAAAATTTCTAATCAAGATATTAAAAACGGATTACTGCATTCTATTATAAATACAGGCTTAAAAGGACGTTGGCAAATTTTGAAAACAACTCCAAAAGTAATCTGTGATACTGCTCACAATACAGAAGGTTTAACGGTAACAATTCAACAATTGTTAAAGGAACCGTATCAGAAACTCCACATTGTTTTTGGAGTTGTAAATGATAAAGACTTAGTGTCTATTTTACCATTATTACCTAAACAAGCAACGTATTACTTCTGTAAACCAGATGTACCTAGAGGTTTGGATGCGAGACTTTTAAAAGAGGTGTTTCTAGCTAATGGGTTTCTTGGTGATGCTTATGCTTCAGTTAATGAAGCTTATCTGTACGCATTAAAATTAGCTTCGGATGACGATGTGATTTATATTGGCGGGAGTACTTTTGTGGTTGCTGAAGTGGTTTAA
- a CDS encoding energy transducer TonB translates to MKYLKTKHEKNSAKITALIMLILILLLFVVGQNYTDPPEEFGVAINFGGSSGGGGGAPAQAAAPPTETQPEETEPQEEQQEAAATPTSQENVITQEDEAAVLIKKQQEQAKKENDAKEKAKADKLAQEKAEKAAKAAAKAAAEAAEKKRQDDIRKANDALINGISNSDSASDSNSNGPGNGPGNGSGSGNSYGTSQFGDGSGQGNGDGVGYGLNGRGKPDYRKIVQECNESGLVVVRIEVDRSGKVVKAEPGVKGTKNTAACLLEPARKMALTHKWKADPKAPDPQVGYVSINFKLGQ, encoded by the coding sequence ATGAAATATTTAAAAACCAAACACGAAAAAAACTCGGCAAAAATAACAGCATTAATTATGCTGATATTAATATTGCTATTATTTGTGGTTGGTCAAAATTATACGGATCCACCAGAAGAATTTGGTGTAGCCATTAACTTTGGAGGTTCTTCTGGAGGAGGAGGAGGTGCACCAGCGCAAGCGGCAGCACCCCCAACTGAAACTCAACCAGAAGAAACTGAACCTCAAGAAGAACAACAAGAAGCTGCGGCTACGCCAACCTCTCAAGAAAATGTTATAACTCAAGAAGATGAAGCGGCTGTTTTAATTAAGAAACAACAAGAGCAGGCTAAAAAAGAAAATGATGCTAAAGAAAAGGCTAAGGCCGATAAATTAGCACAAGAAAAGGCTGAAAAAGCAGCAAAGGCAGCTGCTAAAGCTGCTGCAGAAGCAGCCGAGAAAAAGAGACAAGATGATATTAGAAAAGCTAATGATGCTTTAATTAATGGTATTAGTAATTCTGATAGCGCATCCGACTCAAATAGTAACGGACCAGGTAATGGGCCTGGCAATGGTTCAGGTTCGGGTAACTCTTATGGGACAAGTCAATTTGGAGATGGATCAGGTCAAGGAAACGGAGATGGTGTTGGTTATGGTTTAAATGGTAGAGGGAAACCAGACTATAGAAAAATAGTACAAGAGTGTAACGAATCAGGTTTAGTTGTCGTTAGAATTGAAGTTGACCGTTCCGGTAAAGTGGTAAAAGCAGAGCCTGGAGTTAAAGGAACTAAAAATACAGCAGCCTGTTTGTTAGAACCGGCACGAAAAATGGCATTGACACACAAATGGAAAGCAGATCCTAAGGCGCCAGACCCTCAAGTTGGATACGTAAGTATCAATTTTAAATTAGGTCAATAA
- a CDS encoding ExbD/TolR family protein, translating into MRLRGRNKVSPEFNMSSMTDIVFLLLIFFMIASTLVSAEAIDLLLPKSTSKTTQTKNVSVSVDKDVNYYVDMKQVSKAQLEAEVIAKVGNVESPTITIRSDETVEMQHVVFIMDIANRNKIKSTLAVKAQ; encoded by the coding sequence ATGCGATTAAGAGGAAGAAATAAAGTATCACCAGAATTTAACATGTCGTCTATGACGGACATTGTGTTCCTGTTGCTTATCTTTTTTATGATTGCATCAACGTTGGTGTCTGCAGAGGCTATAGATTTATTATTACCTAAATCTACAAGTAAGACAACTCAGACTAAAAATGTATCTGTAAGTGTTGACAAAGATGTCAATTATTATGTAGATATGAAGCAAGTATCAAAAGCGCAATTGGAAGCAGAGGTAATAGCAAAAGTTGGTAATGTAGAATCACCAACAATTACTATTAGATCGGATGAAACGGTAGAAATGCAACATGTTGTTTTTATAATGGATATTGCTAACAGAAACAAGATTAAATCGACATTGGCAGTAAAAGCACAATAA
- a CDS encoding MotA/TolQ/ExbB proton channel family protein, whose protein sequence is MISTLIQETAQAVDPLLEGEPVEKTLSIIELVTTGGTAGIIIIALLFVLLIMAVYIYFERIFAIKEASKIDSNFMNQIKDYVSNGKIESAQNLCTTVDSPVSRLISKGVSRIGKPLDDINTAIENAGRLEIYSLEKNVSVLATISGAAPMIGFLGTVIGMILSIFEIANSGGSIDIKTLADGLYTAMTTTVGGLIVGIVAYIAYNHLVVKTDKVVYQMEAHSLEFLDLLNEPS, encoded by the coding sequence ATGATAAGTACATTAATTCAAGAGACTGCTCAAGCGGTAGATCCTTTATTAGAAGGAGAGCCAGTTGAGAAAACATTATCAATAATTGAACTAGTTACCACAGGTGGTACAGCAGGAATAATAATAATAGCATTACTTTTTGTATTATTAATAATGGCTGTTTATATTTATTTTGAACGCATATTTGCAATAAAAGAGGCTTCGAAAATTGATTCAAATTTTATGAATCAAATAAAAGACTATGTTAGTAATGGTAAGATTGAGTCCGCTCAAAACTTATGTACTACTGTAGATTCTCCAGTATCTAGACTAATAAGTAAAGGCGTTTCCCGAATTGGTAAACCTTTAGATGATATTAATACAGCTATTGAAAACGCAGGACGATTAGAAATTTATAGTTTAGAAAAAAACGTAAGTGTTTTAGCAACTATATCTGGAGCAGCACCAATGATTGGTTTCCTTGGAACCGTTATTGGAATGATACTATCTATCTTTGAGATTGCAAATTCAGGAGGGTCAATAGACATAAAAACATTGGCAGATGGATTATATACGGCAATGACAACTACTGTTGGAGGTTTAATTGTTGGTATCGTCGCTTATATAGCCTACAATCATTTAGTTGTAAAAACAGATAAAGTAGTGTACCAAATGGAAGCACATTCTTTAGAGTTTTTAGACTTATTAAACGAACCTAGCTAA